In one Triticum urartu cultivar G1812 unplaced genomic scaffold, Tu2.1 TuUngrouped_contig_9092, whole genome shotgun sequence genomic region, the following are encoded:
- the LOC125532110 gene encoding uncharacterized protein LOC125532110, whose protein sequence is MEDMDIGIVCDEGSPGSIASRTGTPVPNDNDYLIVIPYAHIFGLMLQALKLPPATYQHKIYPGGKNRVTVTFISTLELLDGSLVPSSIPGAILDSYEDAEDSAAMEAIRFMENAYGKEMRGYHYTHVKRLENQVTHLVKWLTSSNETIKKLRKTCYYAVRYMNSYSAQIENTTAARHLKGQDNTKGVMKTALASIEGLTQRLRYIAMKFEQRLEATRNSFW, encoded by the exons ATGGAGGACATGGACATTGGTATCGTCTGTGACGAGGGTTCCCCAGGATCAATAGCGTCAAGGACAGGAACGCCTGTGCCCAAT GATAATGACTACCTGATAGTGATTCCTTATGCTCACATCTTTGGCCTCATGCTGCAAGCTCTAAAGCTGCCCCCTGCAACTTACCAGCACAAAATATACCCAGGCGGAAAGAATCGTGTGACAGTGACTTTCATTTCTACTTTGGAATTGCTAGATGGTTCACTTGTCCCGAGTTCTATACCAGGTGCAATCTTAGATAGCTATGAAGATGCAGAAGACAGTGCTGCTATGGAGGCTATTAGATTCATGGAGAATGCATATGGCAAAGAAATGAGAGGCTACCACTACACCCATGTCAAGAGGCTAGAAAATCAAGTGACGCACCTGGTCAAATGGTTGACTTCATCCAATGAGACAATCAAGAAGCTGCGCAAAACATGCTACTACGCTGTCAGGTACATGAACTCATATTCTGCCCAGATAGAAAACACAACAGCTGCTCGCCACCTGAAAGGTCAGGACAACACCAAAGGAGTTATGAAAACAGCTCTTGCAAGCATCGAAGGACTGACGCAAAGGCTACGCTACATTGCTATGAAGTTTGAGCAGCGCCTTGAAGCAACCAGAAACAGTTTCTGGTAA